The following coding sequences lie in one Heteronotia binoei isolate CCM8104 ecotype False Entrance Well chromosome 6, APGP_CSIRO_Hbin_v1, whole genome shotgun sequence genomic window:
- the NPY4R2 gene encoding neuropeptide Y receptor type 4-2: MNRTMAFNTVILTPRNWSLPYDIFLRCKNTTDMTIFLATSYSLETVLGILGNTCLIGILAKQKEKATATNVLITNLVASELLMCVFCLPFTVVTVLLNYWIFGATMCKMSNFIQCTSVTVSILSLVLIAVERHQLILNPTGWRPGFSQAYQSIAATWVFASLLSLPFVTNSTLKDGAFKWYAGITDVYVDKAICTCPWSTEEYRLTYTTVLLMLQYCVPLTIILVCYLRIYLRLRKRKGMFERSQPSCRTVHLKRINLLLAAMVAAFAICWLPLHVFNGVDDWDYKLIPSCHHDLIFSLCHLTGMASACVNPIIYGFLNKNFKKEVKALILSCHHRSLEREYEHLPLPTVQTEASKGSLKLSSQQVPI; this comes from the coding sequence ATGAACAGGACCATGGCTTTCAACACAGTGatcctaaccccaagaaactgGAGTCTTCCGTATGACATCTTCCTACGCTGTAAGAACACTACAGATATGACCATCTTCCTGGCCACCTCGTATAGTTTGGAGACTGTCTTGGGCATTCTAGGAAACACGTGCTTGATTGGGATCCTGGCCAAGCAGAAGGAGAAAGCCACCGCCACCAACGTTCTCATCACCAATCTGGTTGCTTCCGAGCTGCTCATGTGCGTCTTCTGCCTGCCCTTCACCGTCGTCACCGTCTTGCTGAACTACTGGATATTCGGGGCCACCATGTGCAAGATGAGCAACTTCATCCAGTGCACATCCGTGACGGTGTCCATCCTGTCTCTTGTCCTCATTGCTGTAGAAAGGCACCAGCTCATCCTCAACCCAACAGGCTGGAGGCCTGGCTTCTCTCAAGCCTACCAGAGCATCGCGGCCACTTGGGTCTTTGCTTCTCTCTTGTCCCTGCCGTTTGTGACCAACTCTACCTTGAAAGATGGCGCCTTCAAGTGGTACGCCGGCATCACGGACGTGTACGTGGATAAGGCTATCTGCACATGCCCCTGGTCTACTGAAGAGTACAGGCTCACCTACACCACGGTTCTGCTGATGCTGCAGTATTGCGTCCCCCTCACCATTATCCTGGTGTGCTACCTGCGCATCTACCTGCGCCTCCGGAAGAGAAAGGGCATGTTTGAGAGGAGCCAGCCCAGCTGCCGGACGGTCCACTTGAAGCGCATCAACCTCTTGCTGGCTGCCATGGTGGCCGCCTTTGCCATCTGCTGGCTGCCACTGCACGTCTTCAACGGCGTCGATGACTGGGACTACAAGCTCATCCCGTCCTGCCACCACGACTTGATCTTCTCGCTGTGCCACCTGACGGGCATGGCTTCAGCCTGCGTCAACCCCATCATTTATGGGTTCCTGAACAAAAACTTCAAGAAAGAAGTGAAGGCCCTGATCCTCAGCTGCCACCACCGTTCTTTGGAGCGAGAATACGAGCATCTGCCTCTGCCAACCGTGCAGACGGAGGCCTCGAAGGGCTCCCTGAAGCTAAGCAGTCAGCAGGTGCCCATCTAG